CAGCATTTCCGACCATGAAGCGGACAATCACTACATCTCGGTGGCGATAGAAAACAACGCTGAAATTTTGATAACCGGTGACAAAGACTTAACCTGTGAGAGAGTGGTTAAAGAATGCTCAAAAATAGGCCTGAGAATCGTCAAGCCAGCTGAATTTCTTGAAATGTTTTAAAGTATCTGGCAGGCGATTGTGTAAGTCACAAGGAGTAGTAAGCGAATAATTTGGAAGGCTAACTCAAAGAATCCAAGAAGAGAGGAGGTTTTATTTTAAAGCCCATTTTTTTCCCGTTTTTAATTCCCTCTATCAAGATGAGTTTTGAATCAACATTTCTTTTTCCATAAGCGGGAATCAGTACTTTTGGAGTTAAATTGTACTTGCGAAGTGTTTCGAATTCAATTAGCAAA
The DNA window shown above is from Mesoaciditoga lauensis cd-1655R = DSM 25116 and carries:
- a CDS encoding PIN domain-containing protein, with amino-acid sequence NDFETIVPQQFVNDIYSFAKQAKKKKVKINPDEFLVMIAELEKAELIEVVEVKKIVSISDHEADNHYISVAIENNAEILITGDKDLTCERVVKECSKIGLRIVKPAEFLEMF